The sequence AAAGTGATAGCTGTTCCCACGCCTTCACCTGCTTTTGATTTCTCCAGTTCAGGGGCGAGTATCTCCATTGCGCCGTTCATGGCCTTTGCGGACATCATGATCTGGGGGAGATAGATCTCTGCTGCCTCGAACTTATCACCAACTATCTTCATTCCCACTGCAAGGCCGCTATCGATAGCCTCGAATGCCGGTATACCGGCAGCCAGGGCTTCCTTGGCAGCTTCTACAGTACCATTGATGTTCTGTTTGACTATTGAATCTCTGAGTTTGTCTAAGATTTCCTGCTTTCCCATTTAGTCACCTTGGATTTTTCATCATATAGTAGATTTTACATAGTTGCAACTATTCAGGATGATTTCCCCGAAAACAAAGTTGTGACGAGGTGTTATTCAGTAAATAGCTGCTGTTATTAACTGGAATGTCGTGGTGACATATAGCCTGATTCA comes from Methanolobus chelungpuianus and encodes:
- a CDS encoding B12-binding domain-containing protein, which gives rise to MGKQEILDKLRDSIVKQNINGTVEAAKEALAAGIPAFEAIDSGLAVGMKIVGDKFEAAEIYLPQIMMSAKAMNGAMEILAPELEKSKAGEGVGTAIT